Within Sorangiineae bacterium MSr11367, the genomic segment GTCTCGTCGTTCGGCAGTTCCATCCGTTACCCTACTCGAAGCGTACCACGAGCGGGGCATGGTCGGAGTCGGGGGTGGGGAACTCGTGCACCGGAAGCACGGAATGATCGCGCAAGCCCTCGTTGAAATACCGCGCTCGCGTCACCCGGGCGCGGAGCGTGGAGGAGAGCAGCATGTGGTCGATCTCCGCGCGGGCCCCGCGGTGCAACACGCTGAAGCGCTCGCCCTCCAGCGCGTCAGCCGCAGAAAGGAGCGCGTTCGGCTCCGCTCCTGACACGATGCGCAACGCGGTCGAGCCGGGAACGTCGTTGAAGTCCCCCGTCACCAGCAGATGGTGCCCGGGCTTCTTCGTCAGAAGGTCGTCCACCAGCCCGCGCACGAACAGTGCCTCCGAGGCGCGCCACACCAAGGTGCGCAGCTCGCCCTCGGCTTCAGCCCGCGCGGTCACCGGTTCCACGGCGACACCATCGGCCCGGCGAAACGGCACCGGTCGTGCCGACTTGAAGTGCAGCACCAGCGCGTGCACCACGCCGAGCGCCCCCGCGTCGATCTCCGCGTGCACGATGCCCCGACGCAGCGGGATGCGCGCACCGAAGGGGGAGGGATCCATCTCGTGGAAGCGTGGAAAATCCAGCTGCTCGGTCGCGTGCACGTGGTAGCTCCGCACGGGCAACCGGGAGAGCAGCGCGCATCGGATCCCGCGTGCATCGGCGGTGCCCACCATGCGAAAGCCGTACATGCCCGGCAGCCGCTCGCGCAGCCGATCCAGCACCGACTCCGAGCCCACTTCCTGCAGCGCTAGCACGTCCGCGTCCACTTTGGAAACGACGGCTGCAAGCGTGTCGAGCTTTCGATTTACATGGGCTTTATCGGATTCGCCCGTCGAATCGAAGAGATCTTTCACATTGTACGTTGCAATCGTAACAGCCACGACTACCTCAAAAACCGATTGAACCTGCAGCGGCAGCGGGACAAGCCCGGCGAGGCCGGCGCCTTAGTCCCTGTCTAACGAGAGGATCGCTAGACGGTGTGGCGATCCCGGCGTTCCGACCCCACACGTCTCGCCGGTCTCGCCGGTTTCTTCTCGCTGCCGCGGTTCCAGCACTGGATAGTTTCAAACTCGACACATCCATTCGACTGTTACCTTAGCTCAATTTCTGTACGGGTTGCGCCATGAGCTCGCGCACCAAATCTTCCGCGGTGCGGCCTGCGAGCATGCCCTTCGCGAGCCCTTTGAAGATGGGGATGCGCACGCCGCGTGTCGTCGCCCACTGCATGATGCGCGGAATGAGCTCGATCGCCTCGACCCGCAGCTTGGCCTCCGCCGTCGCTTGCTCCACCGACAGGCCGCGCGCAAAGGCGCGCCCCACGACGACCTCGGGCCGCGCTTCCTGCGCGACGGAGGCCAGCAAATCGCCGTAGCCCGCCAGCCCCAGCAGGGTGCGCTCTTGGCCACCTGCCGCGGCCGCGATGCGCGAAGCCTCTTCCACGCTGCGCGAGATGAACGTTGCCACCAGGCCTGCGCTCACCCCCACCGCTTGCGCGTAGCCGACGCCGATGGCCAAGCACCCCACGAGCGCGCTGGCCCACTCGAGGCCGATCAAGTCGCCCGTTTCGTAGATGCGCAGCGACGGCGACGCGAAGGCCGCGAGCAGGGCCGCGTTCACCTCCGGGTACTGCGAGCCGCAGATCAGCGCGCACGGCTTGCCGTCGCGCAGCTCCTCGGCCATGGCAGGGCCGCTCAACGCGCCGATGCGACGGGCCGGCGTTTCGCGCCGCACCACCCGCGAAATGGGCTCCAGCGACTCGCCGGCGAGCCCGCGGATGGCGTGCACGACCAAGTGGCGGCCATCGACGTGGTCGCCCAGCTGGCGCGCCACCTCCGCCGCGGTCTCCGACGGCACCGCGAGCACGAGGAGCCGCGCGCGTTGCGCCAGCTCCTCCATGTTCGCGACTTGCTCGACGCCGGCGGGGAGCGCCGATGAAAGATCACGCCGTGACTGAATCAGCGCTTTCGTTCCGGCGCGCGCGGCTGCTGCTGCCAGCGACAAACCCCACGGGCCACCGCCCACCACTCCGACGTGTGCGAGATACACGATGGATCTCGCTTATCAGGGTTTAGGGTTTAGGGGTTAGGGTTTAGGGGGGAGAGAGAGGTGGGGGACGCTGGGATTCGAACCCTAAACCCTACTGAATCTTCACGTTTTTCGTGTCGCGACCGAGGGCGTGCTCCAGCCTGACGCGGGCGATGCGCGCATCGACGCGGGCATTTAGCTCGGCCAGGCGGGCGCGCGTCAGCTCGGTCTCGGAATCGGTCAGGGTCGTGGACGTGCCTCGGCCGGCGTTGAAGAGCTCCCGGGCCACACGGTAGGCCTCCGTCGCACTCGCGAGCTGGCGCTTCGTCGATTCGGTGGAGAAGTCGGCCTCTTTGACCTGCTGGTAGGCCTGCATGACCTCCACCTCGATGCCATCGCGCGTGACCTGCTTGTTCGCTTCGATCTGCGCGGCCTGCGCCTCGAAGCTGCTCGCGTTGGCGCCCGCGGCCGGAATGTCCGTCGGCGTCCACGTGAGCTGCGCGCCCAGGTCCCAGGTGGCCCGCCATTGGTCCGTCGCGGGCACGATGCGCTGGTTCGGATTCTGGTAGTACACGTTACCGAAGGCGCTGAGCGACGGGTAATTCCCCGCCCGCTGGGCTTTGGCTTGGCGTCGTGCCGACTCGGCGTTCGCGTCGGCGCTCTTCACCTCGAAGCGCGAGGCCAGCGCTTCCTCGGTGAACGCCTTCACGTTGCCTTGCATGGGCGCAGGGCTCGCATCCAGGCCTTCGCCCGGAACGAGGCGCTCGTCTTCCTTCGCATGGATCGCGATGCGCACCTGCTTCTCGTTCAGATCGGAGGCGTTTTTCGCTTGTTCCACCGTCAGTTCGGCGGCGGCGACGTTCGTTTCCGCGCGAAGCACGTCGGCACGTGAGGCATTTCCCACGGTGAACTGATTCGTTGCGTCCGTGAGATGGTTCCTCTGATCCTGCAGCGCCAGGACTGCCACGACCACCTGGTTGCGCGCGCGGAGCCAATTGTAGAACGCCACACGACCGTCCGCGCCCGACTTGGCGCGTGCCGTTGCCACGTCGAAGCGGGCCGCCGTCTCGGCATGCGTGGCCGCCGTGTACCGCTGGTTGATGCTCAAGAAGTAGTCGCTAATCGGAATCGTGATGCCACCCTGCAGGGCATACTGGTTCAAGAAGATCGGGAAGCTGAAATTGAACGGGACGGGGCTGGTCGTGTTGGGGTCGACAGGGCCTGGCGCCGTCTGTGAGGTTCCTACCACCGTGAAGCTGCCGAACGACTGGGGCGTGATGGTGCTGAGCCGCGTATAGCGCGCCGTGCCCGTGATCTTCGGCAGGAAGCCGGCCCACGCCGCGTCCACCTTGGCCTGCGCGGAATTGAGCGCTTCTTGTTGGGCCTTTGCCTGAAAGCTCGTTGTTGCTGCCCGCTGCCCGACCTGCTCGGAGGTCAACCCCGACTCGGAGAACTCGGTCAGCTCCGTTGGAATGCGCTCCGTCGGGGCGGTCACCGCCGGCGCCGCGGCGCCCGGTTTGGGAGCCTGTGCGCCTGCCGGGGCGGCGCCCGGCCTGCCGGGGGCGGCCTGCGCGCCTGCGGGAGGCGGCGTCCCCGGTTGCGGGCCCGGACGCGTCGGTTGCTGCGCCCAAGCGCCCGTCGCGAGAAACATCATTCCGCCGAACACGGCTGTGGAAATAGGCAAAGTCGATCGGATGAACGTGCGCATATCGGGTTTTCTCTCGCTCGGTGAATCCAAATTCAGAATTGTGAATCTACGTTCAGTTACAAACGACAGTAAGCGATGACCTAGGGCCACGCCAGCGGAAGAGAAACCCCGTCGTGAGCCCGACCGCCTTCCCCTCGAAGCGACCTTCTTCGCGCCCTACCGGATGCGGTCGACATTGCCCGGAGTCAAGCCCTATGGGCTATCTTGACAGCCCATGAAGAAGGTGAGCAGCGAAGAGATTTTCGCACGAATCGAGCAGGAAACCCTGAAAAATCCGGGGGGTGCGGTCGCCTTCGACGGCGACGGGACCCTATGGGAAGGAGACGTCGCCGAGGACTTCTTCTTCACACTTCTTCAACATAACGACTTTCGGGCGCCGGCCGTCGAGGCCATGCGAAAAGATGCCGAGGAGTTCGGCATCGATGCCCATGGCGACGCGGCGACGCTCGCGCGTCGTCTCTTCGACGCTTACCAGAACGCCGAGGTTTATCCCGAGCTTCGTTGCTGCGAAATGATGACGTGGTGCTGCGCCGGCTGGCGTCGTGACGAGATTCATGCCTTCGCCCAACAGGTCGTTCGTGAGCGCAATCTCGTGTCGCGACTGCACCACGATGTGGTGGCCATCATGAATTGGGCGCGTCAAAAAGGCATCGAGGTCCTTCTCGTGAGCGCGTCGCCGAGATCCATCGTCGATGCTGCCGCGGAGTTGCTCGATTTTCCTCGCGGACAGGTGGAGGCGGCAACGGCCTGCTTCGAGGGCGACATCATGGCGGCATCGATGGCCGGACCGGTTCCCTACGATCCGGGCAAGATGATCGCCATCGAGGCGCGCATCGGCAAGCGCGTGCTCTATGCGGGATTCGGCGACAACATTTACGATGTGGCCATGCTGAAGGCGGCACGTCTTGCCGTGACATACAAGCCAAAAGCGCGTCTGTTGAAGCGCCTGGACGAAATTCCAGGCCTCGTGGAACTGGTGCCTTCGAAAGCCTGACGGGGGCGACCGCAGCCTGGCGTATATTCTGTCGGGCATGATGGACATCCGTTCGGCCAGCCGCACGCACGTGGGCGGCCGTGAGGTCAACGAGGACGCGGCCCTCGAGCGTCCCGATCTCGGGTTGTTCGTGCTCGCGGACGGCGCGGGCGGGCAGGGCGCGGGCGATGTGGCGAGCCAGCTTGCCCTGGACAGCATCGCCTCCGCCTTCGAGGCCAGCGGCGAGGACCGCGCCGATCGCGCCGATGTGGACAGCTTCGGCCTTTACGTCGATGCACGCCGCCTGGTCAGCGCCATTCAGCACGCCAACCGCGCCGTGATGGAGCGGCGCAAGGCGGGCGAAGGTCTCGGCACCACGGTGGTGGCCGCGCTTCCCGCGGCGTCGTACGGCTCGATCCACGTGGCGCACGTGGGCGACAGTCGCTGCTACCGGTGGCGCGATGGCCTGCTCGAGCTGCTCACGGAAGATCATTCGCTGCTGAAGGATGTGCTCGAGATGTGGCCCGACATGGGCGACGACGTGTTGAAAAAGCTTCCACGCAACGTGGTGACCCGCGCCCTGGGGATGCAGGATCCGCTTCGCGTCACCGTGCGCACGTTCGAATTGGTGCCGCGCGATCGCTACCTGCTCTGTTCCGACGGCATCACCGAGGCGCTGGCGCCGTTTCGCATCAACGCGCTCCTGGGCATGGCCCATTCTGCGGAAGAAGCGGCCGAATCGCTGGTGGACGCGGCGCGGGAGGCGGGGGCGCGCGACAACATCACCGCCCTCGTGGTGGTGTGCATGCCGGGCGAAGACGCCGAAGCGGCGCCGCCGCCCTCCGTCGAATCGGCGTTCCTCGTCCCCACGGGGGAGCGCGAGAGCGTGCCGCCCCACGGCGACGACGAACCCGAGATCGTCATTTTAGGCGAGCTCGGGCAAGAATGGCGCGAGGCGCTCGACGAGCTGACTCGGAAGTCCTAGGGTGCGGCGCGCACAGGAGTCAAACACGTGGATTTCGATCTGACCGAAGAACAAAGGCTCATCATCGACACGGCGCGGGACTTTGCGGCGCGCGAAATTGCCCCCAAGGCGGCCGAGCTGGACAAGACCGGTCGATGGCCGGCGGAAATCGTTGCCCGCATGGCCGAGCTTGGCTTCATGGGCATGTGCATCCCGCCCGAATATGGCGGCGGTGGACTCGATCCATTGAGCTACGCGCTGGCGATGGAGGAGATCAGCGCCGCGTGTGCCTCGTGCGGCGTCATCATGAGCGTGAACAATTCGCTCTTCTGCGATCCGGTCTACAAATTCGGAACCGAGGAACAGAAGAAGAACGTACTTACGCCGGTGGCGAGCGGGCAGAAGCTCGGGTGCTTCGGCCTCACGGAGCCGATGAGCGGCTCCGATGCGCAGACGATGATCACCACCGCCGAGAAGACGGCGGACGGCTGGGTCCTCAACGGCGCGAAGAACTGGATCACCAACGGGCCGCACGCCGACTACATCCTGGTGTTCGCGGTCACGGACCGCACCGGTGGCAAGGTTCGCCACACGGCGTTCCTCGTGGAAAAGGGCACGCCGGGCTACACGCAGAACGCGCGCGATCACAAGCTGGGCATCCACGCCGCGCACTCGTGCACCGTGTTCTTCGAGAACTGCAAGGTGCCCGACAGCGCCCGGGTCGGCAACGTCGGTGACGGCTTCAAGGTGGCCATGGCCACGCTCGACGGCGGCCGCATCGGCATCGCCTCGCAAGCGCTGGGCATCGCCCGCGCGGCGCTCGACGTGTCGGTGCAGTACTCCAAGGAGCGAAAGAGCTTCGGCGTCCCCATCTCGCAGCACCAGGCCATCGCCTTCATGCTGGCCAACATGGCCACCGAGCTGGATGCCGCGCGCTTGCTCACGTGGCGGGCTGCCTCCCTGAAGGAAAAGGGCGTGCGCCACTCCCCGGAGAGCGCGATGGCCAAGCTGTACGCCAGCGAGATGGCCACGCGCGTCGCGCACAAGGCCATCCAGGTGCACGGTGGCTACGGTTACTCGACGGAGTTCCCGGTGGAGCGTCACTACCGCGACGCGCGCATCACCGAGATCTACGAGGGCACCAGCGAGATCCAGCGCATCGTCATCGCCGCGAGTGTGCTCGCCTGATGCGCGCACGAGCGTGGACGATGCTCGTGGCCGCGGCGCTGGTATGCGCCTGCGGAGGCGCACAACAAGAGGCGCAGTCGCCCGAAACGGACACGGAGACCACCGCGCAGCGTGTACGGCCGCAAGGCTCGGGCATGCAGATGTCGACGGAGCTCGGCTCGATCGATTCGCGCGCGGTGGAGCAGACCTTCTGGCGCCTGCAGAACAAGCTGCAATCCTGTTACCGGAAGGGCCTTCAGCGCGTCGAATACCTGGAGGGCGACGTCAAAGTCTTCCTCCGCGTCGGCCAAGATGGCACGGCCCGATACGGCTACATGGAGGAGTCCTCCCTGGGCGATCGCGAAAGCGAGAAGTGCATGATGGACGTGCTCACCTCCAGCGCGTGGCCCAAGCCCCAAGGCGGCGAGGCCGAAGTGCGAAACAGCTTCGGCTTCGATCCTCCCAGCGACGTACGCGCCCCGGTCAGCTGGAGTTCGGACCGCGTCGCCGACGCCATCGGCAAACACGCCGACTCCCTCGGCAAATGCAAAGAGGGCGTGAGCGGCCGCTTTCGCGCCACCGCCTACATCGAACCCGACGGCAAGCAGGGTAAATTCCAAGCCATCGGCATCACCCCCCCGAGCAAAGAGGGCATCGACAAACTCGACTGCCTCGCCGACGCCCTGAAGAGCGCCCCTCTCCCCAGCCCGGGCAGCTACGCCGCCAAGGTGAGCTTCGATTTGTGATGACTGCTAGGATGTAGGTATGCAGGATGTCGCCCATGTTCTCGGAGAATTGCGACGCTTTGCGCGGTTCGCGAGGCCGGACGTGAGCGAGGTCGACGTCGCGTTCGAAGCGCTGCGGCCGCTCTTGAGCGAGATCGCGGCGCCGTACAAGTTGGTGGGTGGTCTCGCGGTCATCCACCACGGTTACGAGAGACTCACGGTCGATATCGATTTGTTGGTCAGCCCGGACGCGCGTCGGGAGCTGACCGAGCGTGCGCCAGCGCATGGATTCGTGGTGCTCACACCTCGACGTCTTCGTCATGAGCCGACCGGGGTGCGCGTGGATCTTCTCGTCGCGGGAGAGCCGATCCCGCGCTCCGAAGGCGTCGTTTTTCCCGCGCCCGAGAGCGTGGATGCGAGCCCACACGACGCGACCTACGTTGGGGTCCGAACTCTGTTCGAGCTCAAGCTTCGCGCGCGGCGAAAGCAGGATCTCGCGGATGTCGTGACGCTTCTGAAGCAGATGGACGACGCGCAGTACATCGCCCTCGAATCCGAGATGCCTCGCGAACTTCGCGATGAATTCTCGCGTCTTCGAGACGACGCCCTCGAGGAGCTCGAATGGGCGCGGCGCGATGCGGAGCAGGACGCGAAATTCGACGCAGAATACGAGAAAAAAGACGATGGAACTTGAACTCAACGAAACGCAAAAGCTCGTTCAACAGACGGCGCGGGATTATGCGCGGCGGGTGATTCTGCCGCAGGCCGCGGACCTCGATAAGCTCGAGCAATTTCCGCGGGAGATTTTGCGCGGGTTGGGGGAGCTCGGGTTGCTCGCGGTGAACGTGCCCGAGGAGCTCGGGGGCTCGGCGGCGGGCGCCGTGTCCTATGCGTTGGCGATGCAAGAGATTGCGTATGCCTGTGCATCGACTGCGGTCACCATGGCGGTGACCAACATGGTGGGCGAGGTCATTGCGGCCTTCGGCACCGAGGAACAGCGAAACCACTGTTGCCCCAAGCTGGCCAGCGGGGAGTGGATCGCCGGGGCCTTCGCGCTCAGTGAGACCGGGGCGGGGAGCGATCCGGGCGGCATGCGCACCACCGCGCGGCGCGATGGCGACGATTGGATCCTCGACGGCGACAAACAGTGGATCACCAGCGGCGCCCACGCGGGCGTCTTCGTCGTGTGGGCGCGCACCGGCGATGCCACGAGCTTGCCCGGCACGCGCGGCATCTCGTGCTTTCTCGTGGAGGGCGGCACCCCCGGTCTCACCGCGGGCAAGCCCGAGGACAAGATGGGCCTGCGCGCGTCCAACACCGTGCCGCTCCACTTCGAGGGCTGCCGCATCCCCGGCAGCGCGCTCTTCGGGAGCCTCAACGGCGGATTCAAAATCGCCATGATGGCCCTCGACGGCGGGCGCATCGGCATCAGCTCGCAGGCCATCGGCATCGCGCGCGCCGCGCTCGACGAAAGCGTGAAGTACGCGAAGGACCGGCGCGCCTTCGACCAGCCGATCTCCGACTTCCAGGCCATCAAGTGGAAGCTCGCCGACATGAAAACGGAGCTCGACGCCGCCCATCTCCTGTCGATGCGTGCGGCCTCGCTCAAAGAGAAGGGGCGCCCGTTCTCGCGCGAGGCCTCCATGGCCAAGCTGTTCGCCAGCGAAGCGGCCAACCGCATCTGCAACGAGGCCGTGCAGATCCACGGCGGCTACGGTTACGTGCGCGAATTCCCCGCGGAGCGCCACCTGCGCGACGTCCGCGTCACCACGATTTACGAAGGCACCAGCGAAGTGCAGCGCCTCGTCATCGCCCGCCACGTGTTGGGCTGACCCGGAGAAACTGCGCCAGGCCGATGAGCAGCATCCCCACGGTTTGCGCCGTACTGAGCGCGCGGTCGTAGACGAGCCAGTCCATCACCACCGCGCACCCGGGGTAGACGAACTGCAGCACGGCGATGCGGCTCGCCGGCAAAAGGCTCATGCCCGCGTAGAGCAGCACGTACGCCAGCCCGGTGTGGATCACGCCGAGGCCGGCGAGCCAGCCCCATGCCGCACCCAACGGCGGAAGGCCGTGCGCGAGCGGCCACCACCCGAGCACGATGGCCCCCACGACGCATTGCCACCACGCCAGCGCGAACGAGCTCGCGCCCGTGGCCATCTTCGCGATGAGCGTGACCCCGGCATAGGCCACCGATCCACCCAGGCACATGAGCAAGCCGACCACGTACCCGGCCGACACCGTGCCGTGATCTTCGAGCAAGCCCGTGGCCAGCACCAACCCTGCGAGCGCAAGGCCCGTGGCGAACGCACGCACGCGGGAAAAAGGCTCGCCCAGCCACAGAACCCCGGCAGCCATGACCCATATCGGCTGCACGTGAAACACGACGGTCGCCACCGCAATGGACACGCGATCGAGCGCTGCAAAAAAGAGCGCCCAGTTGGCCGTCATGAGCAGCCCCGTGGCGACGGCCGCCACGAGCGCGCGCCCGCGGAGCCGCAGTTCCGCATCGCGCTTTCGCAGCACGCCCCATAGCCAGAGCGCCGCCGCGCCGAAGACGCACCGGAACCACACCGCGGTGAACGGCGCCTGGCCCGCTTGTTCCACGAATAGCCCCACCGTGCCGAGCACAGCGCCCCCAGCGACCATCAGCGCCGTTCCGTGGCGACCGGCGCGCTCCGTCGTATCCATGGTCCAAACGATGCGATTCGCCCCACATTTCGTAAAGCGAATCCTCCTTAATGCTACGTTTCGATTTTCGAAACATGCACACGGCGGAACTTCAGCTCGATTGGCTCCGCGCATTCGTCGCGGTGGTGGACGCAGGCTCGCTGGCCGCGGCGGTCCCGCAGCTGCATCGCTCGCCGTCGGCGCTGAGCATGCAGCTCAAGAAGCTGGAGGACGCGGCCGGCGCACAGGTTCTCGTCCGCGATCCCCGTCATATGGCGCTCACCCCCACGGGGCGCGAGCTTCTCGGCTACGCGCGGCGCATGCTGGAACTGCACGACGAAGCGTTGGCCGCGCTGCATGGTCCCCAGGTTACCGGTCGCGTCGTACTGGGTGTCCCCGACGATTACGCGTTCGCCTATTTGACGCCGTTGCTGCGCGCCTTCGGCAACCAGTATCCAGGCGTCGAGATCTGCCTCATGTGCGAGCAGTCGACCTTGCTCGTGCCCAAAGTGCAGCGCGGTGAAGTCGATCTCGCGGTGGTCACGCGCGATCGCCCCGGCCGCGGCACATTCCTATTCCACGAGCCCGTCGTTTGGGTCGGCTCCGCCGAGTACGAGATGTGGCGCCGCGATCCGCTGCCCATTAGCGTTTACGAATCGGGCAGCCGCGCGCGCCGCGACGTCGTGGCCGCGCTCTCCTCGACGCACCGTGCCTACCGCATCGTCTCCTCCAGCCGCAGCATCGTCGCCCAAGTGGCCGCGGTGGACAGCGGACTGGCGGTTGCGGCGATTGCCGCCTCGGCCGTTCCCCCGCGCCTTACCGTGCTGGGCCCCGAGCACCGCCTCCCCGCGCTCCCCGCCCTGGACGTCGCCCTCGTGCGGAGCAAGACATCGTCACGGACACCGGCCGCGAGCGCCATGCACGAACAAGTGGTTCGTACCCTGCGCCGCGGATGACCGATTGACGCCAATGAAAAAAGAACGACCCTCGTCACGAAGCTGGCCCCTTTCGGCCATCTAAACCTTGGAGCACGAGCAATCCGGAAATCCCGCGGGACCGACACGCGTGGAACATGGCCCCGTTTGCTCTGCGTCTTTCGCATCCGCCCCTCCGAATTCGACGGGGGAGGTGATTGCACTTTCGAGCAACCATCATTCGCGATTGTCGATGCGTGCGAAAGCCAAGTTGGTTATCGCTTCATCGGCTTCAATTGCGCAAACCAACGAACCGCTGCGCGCCTTGATTTCATAATTGCCATCATTGGATCGGAACACCGCCGATGATGCGATTGTTGGATGAAGGAAGTCAGCTTTACTGAGAGGACCCTTAGAATGAAACCTTGGTACGTTGCTGTCGTTTGTACATCTGTCGCGGCTTCCTTCATGGCTTGCTCCGACGGAGGAAGCGGCTCCGAAACAGGCACCTCCAAATCCGCACTCAACGCCGCATCTTGCCCGTCGGTGCAGCCCGATCCTGCGCGATCGCTGTTCGTCACCGATGCCGCGGCGCTGGAAAAACTTCCCTTCGAAACCGTGATGAATCGAATCGTGGCGACGGGGAGCACCACCGGGCAATCCGCACTTTCACTTTTTCAGCAACTCATGGACACCATGAACAATCAGGCCAACGCCAAAACGCAGGGGCCTCATTGCGATGACGTGATTGTCGACGGTAAGCCATCGATCAACGGCTTTCCCATCGAGTGCCCGCGTTTGGAGGGCCGCCTGGCCACGACGAATCCATTCGCGCCGGCGCCGGATCCGGATGGCTACGACCCCGTCGGTATCGTCAATCGGTTCGATCTTGCTCCGCAGAATGGCGCGAATTGCGGGCAATATCGCATCG encodes:
- a CDS encoding endonuclease/exonuclease/phosphatase family protein is translated as MAVTIATYNVKDLFDSTGESDKAHVNRKLDTLAAVVSKVDADVLALQEVGSESVLDRLRERLPGMYGFRMVGTADARGIRCALLSRLPVRSYHVHATEQLDFPRFHEMDPSPFGARIPLRRGIVHAEIDAGALGVVHALVLHFKSARPVPFRRADGVAVEPVTARAEAEGELRTLVWRASEALFVRGLVDDLLTKKPGHHLLVTGDFNDVPGSTALRIVSGAEPNALLSAADALEGERFSVLHRGARAEIDHMLLSSTLRARVTRARYFNEGLRDHSVLPVHEFPTPDSDHAPLVVRFE
- a CDS encoding NAD(P)-binding domain-containing protein, which encodes MYLAHVGVVGGGPWGLSLAAAAARAGTKALIQSRRDLSSALPAGVEQVANMEELAQRARLLVLAVPSETAAEVARQLGDHVDGRHLVVHAIRGLAGESLEPISRVVRRETPARRIGALSGPAMAEELRDGKPCALICGSQYPEVNAALLAAFASPSLRIYETGDLIGLEWASALVGCLAIGVGYAQAVGVSAGLVATFISRSVEEASRIAAAAGGQERTLLGLAGYGDLLASVAQEARPEVVVGRAFARGLSVEQATAEAKLRVEAIELIPRIMQWATTRGVRIPIFKGLAKGMLAGRTAEDLVRELMAQPVQKLS
- a CDS encoding TolC family protein; this encodes MRTFIRSTLPISTAVFGGMMFLATGAWAQQPTRPGPQPGTPPPAGAQAAPGRPGAAPAGAQAPKPGAAAPAVTAPTERIPTELTEFSESGLTSEQVGQRAATTSFQAKAQQEALNSAQAKVDAAWAGFLPKITGTARYTRLSTITPQSFGSFTVVGTSQTAPGPVDPNTTSPVPFNFSFPIFLNQYALQGGITIPISDYFLSINQRYTAATHAETAARFDVATARAKSGADGRVAFYNWLRARNQVVVAVLALQDQRNHLTDATNQFTVGNASRADVLRAETNVAAAELTVEQAKNASDLNEKQVRIAIHAKEDERLVPGEGLDASPAPMQGNVKAFTEEALASRFEVKSADANAESARRQAKAQRAGNYPSLSAFGNVYYQNPNQRIVPATDQWRATWDLGAQLTWTPTDIPAAGANASSFEAQAAQIEANKQVTRDGIEVEVMQAYQQVKEADFSTESTKRQLASATEAYRVARELFNAGRGTSTTLTDSETELTRARLAELNARVDARIARVRLEHALGRDTKNVKIQ
- a CDS encoding haloacid dehalogenase-like hydrolase; this encodes MKKVSSEEIFARIEQETLKNPGGAVAFDGDGTLWEGDVAEDFFFTLLQHNDFRAPAVEAMRKDAEEFGIDAHGDAATLARRLFDAYQNAEVYPELRCCEMMTWCCAGWRRDEIHAFAQQVVRERNLVSRLHHDVVAIMNWARQKGIEVLLVSASPRSIVDAAAELLDFPRGQVEAATACFEGDIMAASMAGPVPYDPGKMIAIEARIGKRVLYAGFGDNIYDVAMLKAARLAVTYKPKARLLKRLDEIPGLVELVPSKA
- a CDS encoding protein phosphatase 2C domain-containing protein, producing MMDIRSASRTHVGGREVNEDAALERPDLGLFVLADGAGGQGAGDVASQLALDSIASAFEASGEDRADRADVDSFGLYVDARRLVSAIQHANRAVMERRKAGEGLGTTVVAALPAASYGSIHVAHVGDSRCYRWRDGLLELLTEDHSLLKDVLEMWPDMGDDVLKKLPRNVVTRALGMQDPLRVTVRTFELVPRDRYLLCSDGITEALAPFRINALLGMAHSAEEAAESLVDAAREAGARDNITALVVVCMPGEDAEAAPPPSVESAFLVPTGERESVPPHGDDEPEIVILGELGQEWREALDELTRKS
- a CDS encoding acyl-CoA dehydrogenase, producing the protein MDFDLTEEQRLIIDTARDFAAREIAPKAAELDKTGRWPAEIVARMAELGFMGMCIPPEYGGGGLDPLSYALAMEEISAACASCGVIMSVNNSLFCDPVYKFGTEEQKKNVLTPVASGQKLGCFGLTEPMSGSDAQTMITTAEKTADGWVLNGAKNWITNGPHADYILVFAVTDRTGGKVRHTAFLVEKGTPGYTQNARDHKLGIHAAHSCTVFFENCKVPDSARVGNVGDGFKVAMATLDGGRIGIASQALGIARAALDVSVQYSKERKSFGVPISQHQAIAFMLANMATELDAARLLTWRAASLKEKGVRHSPESAMAKLYASEMATRVAHKAIQVHGGYGYSTEFPVERHYRDARITEIYEGTSEIQRIVIAASVLA
- a CDS encoding AgmX/PglI C-terminal domain-containing protein, with translation MRARAWTMLVAAALVCACGGAQQEAQSPETDTETTAQRVRPQGSGMQMSTELGSIDSRAVEQTFWRLQNKLQSCYRKGLQRVEYLEGDVKVFLRVGQDGTARYGYMEESSLGDRESEKCMMDVLTSSAWPKPQGGEAEVRNSFGFDPPSDVRAPVSWSSDRVADAIGKHADSLGKCKEGVSGRFRATAYIEPDGKQGKFQAIGITPPSKEGIDKLDCLADALKSAPLPSPGSYAAKVSFDL
- a CDS encoding acyl-CoA dehydrogenase family protein; the encoded protein is MELELNETQKLVQQTARDYARRVILPQAADLDKLEQFPREILRGLGELGLLAVNVPEELGGSAAGAVSYALAMQEIAYACASTAVTMAVTNMVGEVIAAFGTEEQRNHCCPKLASGEWIAGAFALSETGAGSDPGGMRTTARRDGDDWILDGDKQWITSGAHAGVFVVWARTGDATSLPGTRGISCFLVEGGTPGLTAGKPEDKMGLRASNTVPLHFEGCRIPGSALFGSLNGGFKIAMMALDGGRIGISSQAIGIARAALDESVKYAKDRRAFDQPISDFQAIKWKLADMKTELDAAHLLSMRAASLKEKGRPFSREASMAKLFASEAANRICNEAVQIHGGYGYVREFPAERHLRDVRVTTIYEGTSEVQRLVIARHVLG
- a CDS encoding DMT family transporter, whose protein sequence is MDTTERAGRHGTALMVAGGAVLGTVGLFVEQAGQAPFTAVWFRCVFGAAALWLWGVLRKRDAELRLRGRALVAAVATGLLMTANWALFFAALDRVSIAVATVVFHVQPIWVMAAGVLWLGEPFSRVRAFATGLALAGLVLATGLLEDHGTVSAGYVVGLLMCLGGSVAYAGVTLIAKMATGASSFALAWWQCVVGAIVLGWWPLAHGLPPLGAAWGWLAGLGVIHTGLAYVLLYAGMSLLPASRIAVLQFVYPGCAVVMDWLVYDRALSTAQTVGMLLIGLAQFLRVSPTRGGR